One segment of Trachemys scripta elegans isolate TJP31775 chromosome 1, CAS_Tse_1.0, whole genome shotgun sequence DNA contains the following:
- the LOC117871356 gene encoding interleukin-1 receptor type 1-like: RELAGGGSSTAAAEECEVYDVFLKHNFVHKGQPLAVNCSVDKILNFENTDYNLTWYKTGSQTSVSKDEHSRIHQQKNFIWFLPATLDDSGSYECVIRNLSSCRKIYMNLRVFKNIYGLCFNEEFAIGEEILTSSHAKVVCPHLDYFRDEENTLPLQWYKECELLEEERFVSFNDYLVIKNATLHDKGNYTCRTSYTYKGKQYNISRDISLTVTVSPRNTPPEIFYPRNNTIEVELGSRIIVDCNVTGAEVFQVYWTVNDTYIDIYYKSRIFEEEDYEGKTFCDGHPLTTVRLNISEVNSEDYEHHFVCHALNSFGQVATYIALKHRVADFHKSLTGGFIALLLLTVVTLLIFKLFKIDIVLWYRSSCCAFLKKEASDGKIYDAYVMYPKPNGVRCVFTLNNFALRILPEVLESQCGYNLFILGRDDLLGEAVVNVIDETIKRSRRLMIILESEASSYNVLEDTFEQQLAVYNALIRDEIKIILIELDKIQDNTNMPESIKYIKQKYGAIQWKGDFTEKSHSANTKFWKNVRYRMPPRQTVFSLDPKTFRYSAATER; this comes from the exons CGGGAGCTGGCAGGAGGCGGCAGCAGCACCGCAGCGGCAG AGGAATGCGAAGTCTATGATGTGTTTCTTAAGCACAATTTTGTACATAAAGGACAGCCACTTGCTGTCAACTGTTCAGTAGATAAAATACTGAATTTTGAAAACACAGACTACAACTTGACTTGGTACAAAACTGGTAGCCAAACATCTGTGTCTAAAGACGAGCATTCCAGAATTCACCAGCAAAAGAACTTCATTTGGTTTCTCCCTGCAACTTTAGACGATTCAGGATCCTATGAATGTGTTATAAG GAATTTATCAAGCTGCAGAAAAATATATATGAACCTAAGAGTTTTCAAGAATATTTATGGTTTATGCTTTAATGAAGAATTTGCCATTGGGGAGGAGATACTAACATCGTCACATGCTAAGGTTGTGTGTCCTCATTTGGATTATTTCAGAGATGAGGAGAATACTTTGCCCCTTCAGTGGTATAAG GAGTGTGAGCTGCTTGAAGAGGAAAGGTTTGTCTCTTTCAATGATTACCTTGTGATTAAAAATGCAACTCTACATGACAAAGGAAACTACACATGCAGAACATCATATACTTACAAGGGAAAACAATATAACATTTCACGAGACATTAGTCTAACTGTGACAG tgAGTCCACGGAACACACCACCAGAAATATTTTACCCAAGAAACAATACCATTGAAGTAGAACTTG GCTCACGTATCATAGTGGACTGCAATGTAACAGGCGCTGAAGTATTTCAGGTGTACTGGACAGTCAACGACACGTACATTGATATATATTATAAGAGTAGAATTTTTGAAGAGGAAGATTATGA AGGCAAAACTTTCTGTGATGGACACCCTCTCACTACAGTGAGACTCAACATTTCCGAAGTCAATAGCGAGGATTACGAACATCACTTTGTCTGCCATGCTTTGAATTCCTTTGGTCAAGTTGCAACATATATAGCATTAAAACACAGAG TTGCAGATTTTCACAAATCACTGACTGGAGGATTCATTGCATTGCTGCTTTTAACAGTTGTTACTTTATTAATCTTCAAGCTTTTCAAGATTGACATTGTGCTTTGGTATCGTAGTTCTTGCTgtgcttttttaaagaaagaag CTTCAGATGGGAAGATCTATGATGCATACGTCATGTATCCAAAACCCAATGGGGTGAGATGTGTCTTCACCCTGAACAACTTTGCTCTGAGAATACTACCCGAGGTCTTAGAGAGCCAGTGTGGATATAATCTTTTTATACTTGGAAGGGATGATTTATTAGGGGAAG CTGTGGTCAATGTTATTGATGAAACCATCAAACGAAGCAGAAGACTGATGATAATTTTAGAATCAGAAGCATCGAGTTACAATGTGTTAGAAGATACCTTTGAACAGCAACTGGCTGTGTACAATGCTCTTATCCGGgatgaaataaaaattattctgATTGAACTAGATAAAATACAGGACAACACAAACATGCCAGAATccattaaatacattaaacaaaagTATGGGGCCATCCAGTGGAAAGGGGACTTCACAGAGAAATCTCACTCAGCAAATACAAAGTTCTGGAAAAATGTGAGATACCGAatgccacccagacaaacagTGTTTTCCTTGGATCCAAAAACTTTTCGCTATTCTGCAGCAAcagaaagatga